The following proteins come from a genomic window of Sorex araneus isolate mSorAra2 chromosome 1, mSorAra2.pri, whole genome shotgun sequence:
- the LOC101538720 gene encoding histone H2B subacrosomal variant-like yields MAKHTTKRNRCTRDKAKQIVKQKSNSSTYVGCRNYSRYINRVLKEVIPQNGISSHTVDILNTLINNIFEYISTEACNLMFHRDRCTLTPEDVQKAVYLLLPGKLAKYAVTFGSDAVYRYIHS; encoded by the coding sequence ATGGCCAAGCATACCACCAAAAGGAATAGGTGCACAagagacaaagcaaaacaaatcgtCAAACAAAAATCCAATTCCAGCACCTATGTGGGCTGTCGAAATTATTCACGCTACATAAACAGGGTCCTCAAAGAAGTGATCCCCCAGAATGGCATATCATCGCACACTGTGGATATTCTGAACACCTTGATCAACAATATCTTTGAGTACATTTCTACGGAAGCCTGCAACCTGATGTTTCACAGAGATCGTTGTACGCTCACCCCTGAAGATGTCCAAAAAGCAGTATATTTGCTGTTGCCTGGGAAACTAGCTAAGTATGCAGTGACTTTTGGAAGTGATGCTGTCTACAGATATATCCACTCCTAG